The proteins below come from a single Spiroplasma endosymbiont of Atherix ibis genomic window:
- the rpsI gene encoding 30S ribosomal protein S9 — translation MAVKKEVVMYRGTGRRKSSVAQVILTPGQGGIIVNGKPALEFFPYDTLVQEMEQPLEATGTKSDFTIKIVVKGGGFTGQAGAARLGIARALLEASKDYKPELRGHGLLTRDARVKERKKYGLYGARRSPQFSKR, via the coding sequence ATGGCAGTAAAAAAAGAAGTTGTTATGTATAGAGGAACAGGAAGAAGAAAATCTTCAGTTGCTCAAGTTATATTAACTCCTGGACAAGGTGGAATTATAGTTAATGGAAAACCAGCTTTAGAGTTTTTCCCATATGATACTTTAGTGCAAGAAATGGAACAACCTTTGGAAGCAACTGGAACAAAATCAGATTTTACAATCAAAATTGTTGTTAAAGGTGGAGGATTTACTGGACAAGCTGGAGCAGCTCGTTTAGGAATTGCAAGAGCATTATTAGAAGCTTCAAAAGATTACAAACCAGAATTAAGAGGACATGGTTTATTAACACGTGACGCTCGTGTTAAAGAACGTAAAAAATATGGACTTTATGGAGCACGTAGATCACCACAATTCTCAAAACGTTAA
- the rplM gene encoding 50S ribosomal protein L13: MKQTTLIKTADIAKKWYVVDATGATLGRLSTQIALVLRGKNKPTFTPHINNGDHVIVINAEKVILSGKKENDKNYYHHSMHPGGLKSRNVATQRKLFPERIIERAVRLMLPKNVQGGNQYRALHVYAGNEHPHQAQNPEVLVIQSKKGDSK; the protein is encoded by the coding sequence ATGAAACAAACTACACTTATTAAAACAGCAGACATTGCTAAAAAATGATACGTAGTTGACGCTACTGGAGCAACTTTGGGTAGATTATCTACACAAATTGCTCTGGTACTTAGAGGAAAAAATAAACCAACTTTTACACCTCATATTAATAATGGAGATCATGTAATCGTAATTAATGCAGAAAAAGTAATTTTATCAGGTAAAAAAGAAAATGATAAAAATTATTACCACCACTCAATGCATCCTGGGGGATTAAAATCTAGAAACGTTGCAACACAACGTAAATTATTCCCTGAAAGAATTATTGAAAGAGCAGTAAGATTAATGTTACCAAAAAATGTTCAAGGAGGAAATCAATACCGTGCATTACATGTTTATGCAGGTAATGAACATCCACATCAAGCACAAAATCCAGAAGTATTAGTAATTCAATCAAAAAAAGGAGATAGCAAGTAA
- a CDS encoding FtsX-like permease family protein, whose amino-acid sequence MIIYFVVFVSIFLSAIIILLTINLVISENLKIIAVMKILGYKEFYISKLFIGIYIPVAIVSSIIGFGMAWGIITISINVLAPLIVLPLSFQIWYIIPGILGTWLLYIISNILSWSSLKRVSMLLAVQGG is encoded by the coding sequence ATGATTATTTATTTTGTTGTATTTGTTTCAATATTTTTAAGTGCCATTATTATTTTATTAACAATTAATTTAGTAATTTCTGAAAATTTAAAAATAATAGCAGTTATGAAAATACTTGGTTATAAAGAATTCTATATAAGTAAATTATTTATAGGTATATATATTCCAGTTGCTATTGTCAGTTCAATTATTGGATTTGGAATGGCTTGAGGAATTATAACTATTAGTATTAATGTATTAGCACCACTTATAGTATTACCACTAAGTTTTCAAATATGATATATAATACCTGGAATTTTAGGAACATGATTGCTTTATATAATAAGTAATATTTTAAGTTGAAGTTCTTTAAAAAGAGTAAGTATGTTATTGGCAGTACAAGGAGGTTAG
- a CDS encoding ABC transporter permease — protein MKNQKPFFKNAFKNLLRNKIQLITIIILVFLTSFVFTISYSSTSRVEKSYNSFISESNSNVHDFVIDLSKASYVKDLFSKNISDNEIRDNLLITYLQNKLNNKEFAFNFDRVESRISTLSSNKTLKVFALNPDQKIDKFVVAKGMSIELWKQYTQATNISTKKWVYLNEQFANANNIKIDDVIRIKYDEYGTTVRVDDSEIIPVDLSLYKNIDINSWIDNTKYANQNWFQVVGFGSNADFSTPIVNETKPLPNTKKEALVYIEPSNLGIINTYYKSIYPENIFELNNQENQKIWYTNSEIKNQEIISASSNIDREIAFIGKFKNRDNIKNSTDKINEYLTNLNKAKEFNLYAGYENTLNKSVPIVLQKADTRYKFYGRTVLLKLTINSYKIFSYIIVFTTLTISIVMLVVMLNNQIKKSFGQSGVLLSLGYKKSQLIWSNGLYPLFISIIGGTVGYLFGMVMQEAVISITSNFFSIKMQSFEISWESFLVTILGMFIFLEIITLITYFYVFNKFTPLQMITYESRSSTNKFKLSIKKILVKGRKFDGRFKGAILSGSILKLLSVFIVMLVSSSLITIGSIIPDVLKENKVKTYIKQGYNNQL, from the coding sequence ATGAAAAATCAAAAACCTTTTTTTAAAAATGCTTTTAAAAATTTATTAAGAAATAAAATACAGTTAATTACAATTATTATTTTAGTGTTTTTAACTTCCTTTGTTTTTACTATTTCTTACTCTTCAACGAGCAGAGTTGAGAAATCTTATAATAGTTTTATTTCCGAAAGCAATAGTAATGTCCATGACTTTGTAATAGATTTATCAAAAGCCTCATATGTAAAAGATTTATTTAGTAAAAATATTTCAGACAATGAAATTAGAGATAATTTATTAATAACTTATTTACAAAATAAATTAAATAATAAAGAATTTGCTTTTAATTTTGATAGAGTGGAATCTAGAATTTCTACTTTATCTTCTAATAAAACTTTAAAAGTTTTTGCTTTAAATCCAGATCAAAAAATTGATAAATTTGTTGTTGCTAAAGGAATGAGTATTGAATTATGAAAACAATATACTCAAGCAACAAATATTAGTACAAAAAAATGAGTATATTTAAATGAGCAATTTGCAAATGCAAATAATATTAAAATTGATGATGTTATTAGAATAAAATATGATGAATATGGAACAACTGTGCGTGTAGATGATAGTGAAATTATTCCAGTTGATTTATCTCTTTATAAAAATATAGATATTAATTCTTGAATTGATAATACAAAATATGCTAATCAAAATTGATTTCAAGTTGTTGGTTTTGGTTCAAATGCTGATTTTTCAACTCCAATAGTAAATGAAACAAAACCATTACCAAATACAAAAAAAGAAGCTTTAGTATATATTGAACCTTCAAATTTAGGTATTATAAATACTTATTATAAAAGTATTTATCCTGAAAATATTTTTGAACTTAATAATCAAGAAAATCAAAAAATTTGATATACAAATAGTGAAATAAAAAATCAAGAAATTATTTCAGCATCTTCTAATATAGATAGAGAAATAGCTTTTATAGGAAAGTTTAAAAATAGAGATAATATTAAAAACTCTACAGATAAAATAAATGAGTATTTAACAAATTTGAATAAGGCAAAAGAGTTTAATTTATATGCTGGTTATGAAAATACTTTAAATAAATCAGTGCCGATTGTATTGCAAAAAGCAGATACAAGATATAAATTTTATGGAAGAACAGTATTATTAAAATTAACAATAAATAGTTATAAAATATTTAGTTATATTATTGTATTTACAACTTTAACTATTAGTATTGTTATGCTTGTAGTTATGTTAAATAATCAAATTAAAAAATCTTTTGGACAATCAGGAGTACTACTTTCTCTTGGTTATAAAAAATCTCAATTAATATGATCAAATGGTTTATATCCTTTATTTATATCTATAATAGGTGGAACAGTTGGGTATTTATTTGGAATGGTTATGCAAGAAGCAGTTATATCAATAACAAGTAATTTTTTCTCTATAAAAATGCAATCTTTTGAGATATCTTGAGAATCATTTCTTGTAACTATTTTAGGAATGTTTATTTTTCTAGAAATTATTACATTAATAACATATTTCTATGTATTTAATAAATTTACACCTTTACAAATGATTACTTATGAAAGTAGAAGCTCAACTAATAAATTTAAACTTTCTATTAAAAAAATATTAGTTAAAGGACGAAAATTTGATGGACGATTTAAAGGAGCTATATTATCTGGTTCAATTTTAAAATTATTATCTGTTTTTATAGTTATGCTAGTTTCTTCATCACTAATTACAATTGGATCAATTATACCAGATGTATTAAAAGAAAATAAAGTTAAAACTTATATAAAGCAGGGATACAATAATCAATTATAA